The Aerosakkonema funiforme FACHB-1375 genome contains a region encoding:
- a CDS encoding LabA-like NYN domain-containing protein, producing the protein MAAPNDAVNAGEIADFNRSNRGRIAVFIDGSNLFYAALEIGVEIDYLKLLCYLTDGSPLLRCFFYTGVDPTNEKQHGFLYWMRRHGYRLITKDIIQLPDGSRKGNLDVEIAVDMVTLADYYDTAILVSGDGDLAYAVNAVSYRGARVEVVGLRSMTSESLLNVADRYIDLDTIKEDIQKSSGGGYNHRSLSGTKLTEAIKDETKSNGFE; encoded by the coding sequence ATTGCTGCGCCAAATGACGCAGTAAATGCTGGCGAGATTGCCGATTTTAATCGTTCAAATCGCGGTCGAATAGCGGTGTTTATTGATGGTTCTAATCTATTCTATGCAGCTTTAGAAATAGGTGTTGAAATTGACTATCTCAAACTACTTTGCTATTTAACCGATGGTTCTCCCCTGTTGCGCTGTTTCTTTTACACCGGAGTAGATCCCACAAACGAAAAGCAACATGGTTTTTTATATTGGATGCGTCGTCATGGCTATCGCCTGATCACCAAAGATATAATTCAACTCCCAGACGGCTCTAGAAAAGGTAACCTAGATGTAGAAATAGCTGTAGATATGGTTACTTTAGCAGATTATTACGATACTGCTATTTTAGTCAGCGGTGATGGCGATTTAGCCTATGCGGTGAATGCGGTTAGTTACCGGGGAGCAAGAGTGGAAGTGGTAGGGTTGCGCTCTATGACTAGCGAAAGCTTACTCAATGTTGCCGATCGTTACATCGATCTTGATACCATCAAAGAAGATATCCAAAAGTCTTCCGGAGGAGGGTACAACCATCGCTCTTTATCTGGTACTAAACTAACAGAGGCAATCAAAGATGAAACTAAGTCAAATGGTTTTGAGTAG
- a CDS encoding STAS domain-containing protein, whose amino-acid sequence MNQVVKVVHYPDVSDSNVATQFYREIEDIVKAGASIVLLDLKNLTSITGSGLMALVEVFKLIRSAGCKVFICSLNDQVRILFELTGLDRVLETFSSLDEFYSSTLQKK is encoded by the coding sequence ATGAATCAAGTTGTCAAGGTTGTCCATTATCCTGATGTTTCCGACAGCAATGTAGCTACTCAGTTTTATCGAGAAATTGAGGATATTGTTAAGGCAGGAGCCAGTATTGTTTTGCTCGATCTGAAGAATCTAACATCTATTACCGGCTCAGGGTTAATGGCTCTAGTCGAGGTTTTCAAATTGATTCGCTCTGCTGGGTGCAAGGTTTTCATTTGCTCTTTAAACGATCAAGTCAGGATTTTATTTGAACTTACTGGTTTGGATCGAGTTCTTGAAACTTTTTCTAGTTTGGATGAATTTTATAGCTCCACGCTGCAAAAAAAATAG